In the genome of Candidatus Caldatribacterium sp., the window AGGATCTCGGTATGCCCAAGAGAAAGGAGGTGCTTCGTCGCAAGGTACGTTCCCGCCTCATCCGGAAGAAGAACGCTCGTCGAGAAAGGAACCTCAAGACTCCCTCCCAAAAATACCATGGGGAGCTGAGTCGAGAAGGCCTTCTTGAGGTGGGAGACTCCAAGGCGAGTAGCCACGATGATTCCATCAACGGATTTCTCCTCAAGGTCTTTGAGGTAGAGAATGTCGGATCCCCGCTCGATTGAAGGAAGGAGCAAAAGATGGTACCCCATGCTCCGGGCCGTCGCCTCGGCAGAGGCAAAAACTTCAGTGAAGAAAGGGTTGAAGATGTCGTCAATGAGCATGGCAATGAGCTGCGAGGATTTCTTGCGGGAAGGGAGGCGGGGTTCCACTCCCAGAGCCTCCATGGCTTCAAGAACCCGCTTTTTCAGGTGCTCGCTTACTGGGCGCGTTCCATTGAGAACATGGGACACGGTGGTTATAGAAACTCCGGCTTTTTCGGCAATCTCTTTGAGGGTTGCCATTACTGTCCCTTCTTTGGCAAATTTTCTTGCTTTGCGCAAATTTTACAAAACAGGAAAAGGAATGTCAAGAGAGCGGGGTGAAGAAATCTCGCCTGGCAAGACTTGAGGCAGAACGGACGAAGGCTGGGGCACTGACGAGAAAGCCTTGACACCCAGAAATACCGGGAATAGACTGAAGCAAAAAGGGGCTCTGCCCTTTTGGAAGGTGCTTCTGTGGAGAGAAGTCGTGACTGGCTTGACGCAGCGATAGGCGACCTGGAACATGCCCAAAGTGACATCGACCATGGTTTCTACAACTGGGCCTGTTTTTCTGCGCAACAGGCAGCCGAAAAAGCTGTAAAAGCGGTTTTCCAGAAACTCGGCGCTGAGGCCTGGGGGCATTCTGTGGCCGATCTCCTTATGGAACTCTCTGGGAAATACGAGGTCCCTGAAGAGCTCATCGAGGGTGCCCTGGAGCTTGATAAAGCGTACATTCC includes:
- a CDS encoding HEPN domain-containing protein, which encodes MERSRDWLDAAIGDLEHAQSDIDHGFYNWACFSAQQAAEKAVKAVFQKLGAEAWGHSVADLLMELSGKYEVPEELIEGALELDKAYIPTRYPDAHPSGSPRSRYTLKEARRLVAYATEIVQFCENLLSQMEA
- a CDS encoding LacI family DNA-binding transcriptional regulator, translating into MATLKEIAEKAGVSITTVSHVLNGTRPVSEHLKKRVLEAMEALGVEPRLPSRKKSSQLIAMLIDDIFNPFFTEVFASAEATARSMGYHLLLLPSIERGSDILYLKDLEEKSVDGIIVATRLGVSHLKKAFSTQLPMVFLGGSLEVPFSTSVLLPDEAGTYLATKHLLSLGHTEIL